A region of Hippoglossus stenolepis isolate QCI-W04-F060 chromosome 7, HSTE1.2, whole genome shotgun sequence DNA encodes the following proteins:
- the LOC118112004 gene encoding LOW QUALITY PROTEIN: protocadherin gamma-C5 (The sequence of the model RefSeq protein was modified relative to this genomic sequence to represent the inferred CDS: inserted 2 bases in 2 codons): MICRWEITSCCKGPRMTKRMGYGDWRWQALWWHHFFLLWSTTDGQTRYSIPEELERGSVVGNLAKDLGLGLSEIFDRKLRVASEADEQYFSVDAGKGELVVNDRIDREALCGQSASCVLPLQVVIENPLQLNRIEVEIRDVNDNAPRFLKSDHIIEIAESTVVGVRFPLESAEDPDVGSNGLKTYTLSKDDCFILKVKEIENGRKLPELVLNKSLDREKKAIHNLFLTAMDGGNPVKSGTSKITITVLDINDNVPLFEHNVYKVAVQENSANGSFLITTKATDIDEGPNGEIEYSLGIHTPPSVLSLFHIDAVTGDIYLKKQLDHEDQTSYRIDISAKDKGFPKMEAHCSVQVDVLDVNDNPPEILLTSKPTSVPEDSRSGTVVALLKVRDLDSGDNSKVTLQLPRGSPFILKPSFSNNYALVTSGTLDRESFLEYNIEITATDSGSPPLSSKKIIPVSITDVNDNPPVFSQPSYNVYLKENGVPGSILYSVSASDLDFGENAKISYSILDSKVQDVSVSSYVYINSDNGSIYSMHSFDYEKLKVFQIQVQAKDQGSPSLSSNTTVHVFILDQNDNXPAVIYPSSAALGXLSHQRMPRSAKAGHLVTKMTAVDADSGHNAWISYKVAEATDASLFTVNLYTGEVRTKRAVSEQDDSSQRLLIEIKDDEAPVQSSTVTVSILLEDGLHEPILDLRQKVSEPSKKTGRITLYLILSLASVSVLSVVTFLILAVKCMRSSRSSGSCCMTQGDYDGYKNPNRNLQIQLNTDGPIKYVEVMGGDMLSQSQSFRSCMSPMSEYSDFTMIKPSSTTDFKEVISVLDASLPDSTWTFESQQVSR, translated from the exons ATGATATGTCGGTGGGAAATAACGTCCTGTTGTAAGGGACCGAGGATGACAAAGAGAATGGGATACGGAGACTGGAGATGGCAGGCGCTTTGGTGgcatcatttctttctcttgtgGAGTACAACAGACGGACAGACGCGTTACAGCATCCCGGAGGAGCTGGAGCGAGGCTCTGTGGTAGGAAATCTAGCCAAAGATCTTGGTTTGGGACTGTCTGAGATTTTCGATCGCAAGCTGCGAGTCGCCTCTGAGGCTGATGAGCAGTATTTCAGCGTGGATGCGGGGAAGGGCGAGCTGGTGGTGAATGACAGAATAGACAGAGAGGCTCTATGTGGACAAAGCGCCAGCTGTGTTCTACCTCTGCAAGTTGTAATAGAGAACCCGTTACAGTTAAACCGGATAGAAGTGGAAATAAGAGACGTGAACGACAACGCTCCTCGTTTTCTCAAAAGCGATCATATAATAGAAATAGCTGAATCCACCGTTGTAGGTGTGCGTTTTCCCTTAGAGAGCGCAGAGGATCCCGATGTTGGGAGTAACGGATTGAAGACGTACACTCTAAGCAAAGACGATtgcttcattttaaaagtaaaagaaattgaaaatggAAGAAAGTTACCCGAAttagttttaaataaatcattagaTCGGGAGAAAAAGGCGATTCACAATTTATTTCTCACTGCTATGGACGGAGGAAACCCGGTCAAATCCGGAACTTCAAAAATAACTATAACAGTTCTTGATATTAATGATAATGTGCCATTATTCGAACATAACGTTTATAAAGTGGCTGTTCAAGAAAACAGTGCGAATGGCTCGTTTTTAATCACAACAAAAGCCACCGACATAGACGAGGGTCCAAATGGAGAAATTGAGTACTCACTTGGCATACACACACCACCATCGGTGCTGTCGTTGTTTCATATCGATGCTGTAACTGGagatatatatttgaaaaaacagTTAGACCATGAAGATCAAACCTCGTATCGAATAGACATAAGTGCGAAAGACAAAGGCTTTCCTAAGATGGAGGCTCACTGCAGTGTGCAGGTGGATGTCTTAGACGTAAATGACAATCCCCCAGAAATACTGCTGACTTCAAAACCCACTTCTGTACCCGAAGACTCTCGCAGTGGCACAGTTGTTGCTTTGCTCAAAGTCAGAGACCTTGATTCAGGGGATAACAGTAAAGTGACTTTACAGCTTCCCAGAGGttctccttttattttaaaaccatcATTTTCTAACAATTACgcactggttaccagtggtaCTTTAGACAGGGAGAGTTTCTTAGAATATAATATTGAAATAACAGCCACTGACTcaggctctcctcctctgtccagtAAGAAAATTATACCAGTCAGCATCACTGATGTGAATGACAACCCTCCTGTATTCTCTCAGCCCTCctataatgtgtatttaaaggagAATGGAGTACCAGGATCTATACTGTACTCAGTATCAGCCTCTGACCTGGATTTTGGTGAAAACGCTAAAATCTCTTACTCTATACTGGACTCTAAAGTGCAGGACGTTTCTGTCTCATCGTATGTTTACATTAACTCAGATAACGGCAGCATCTACAGCATGCACTCGTTTGACTATGAGAAACTGAAGGTGTTTCAGATTCAGGTTCAGGCAAAGGATCAGGGCTCTCCGTCTCTCAGCAGCAACACCACCGTCCATGTTTTTATCCTGGACCAGAACGACA GCCCCGCTGTTATTTACCCCTCCTCCGCTGCCCTGG TCCTCTCTCACCAGAGGATGCCCCGCTCCGCTAAAGCGGGTCACCTGGTCACTAAGATGACGGCCGTGGACGCGGACTCGGGCCATAACGCCTGGATCTCCTACAAAGTGGCGGAGGCCACAGACGCCTCTCTGTTCACTGTCAATCTGTACACAGGGGAGGTGAGGACTAAACGCGCTGTGTCCGAGCAGGACGACTCCTCTCAGAGGCTGCTTATAGAGATCAAGGACGACGAGGCACCGGTCCAGTCCTCCACCGTCACGGTGTCCATCCTGCTGGAGGACGGTCTCCATGAGCCCATCTTAGACCTCCGACAGAAAGTGTCCGAGCCCAGCAAGAAAACTGGGAGAATAACCCTGTATTTGATTCTCTCTCTGGCCTCGGTGTCCGTGCTGTCTGTGGTGACTTTTCTCATCTTAGCGGTTAAATgcatgaggagcagcagaagcagcggtAGTTGCTGCATGACACAGGGCGACTATGATGGTTACAAGAACCCCAACAGAAACCTGCAGATTCAGCTCAACACTGATGGACCCATAAAGTACGTGGAGGTCATgggaggagacatgttgtctcAGAGTCAGTCCTTCAGGTCCTGTATGTCTCCAAT
- the LOC124852079 gene encoding protocadherin beta-1-like, with translation MRRQVLWFFSVLCLSSVLGQVSYSIPEEMAKGSLVGNIAQDLGLDVKRLQARRARIHTGDSTEYIQLNKEKGLLVVKERIDREALCGQTTPCALHFQIALESPIEIFPVTVEITDINDNAPVFQKDEKNIEISESAVIGSKFMLEKAIDLDIGRNGLQSYTLKPNDNFILKLHGQSDGVKKVEMILQKPLDREKKEFASLLLTAVDGGEPQKSGTMQIHITVLDANDNAPVFTQTIYKASVKENALKGTIITKVSASDADKGSNGEVSYVIGNGVIGSLDLFHITEDGQLILNGPIDFEKARNYEIDIEAVDRGGLSDSSKVSIDVGDINDNSPVINMISSSNSVGEDSRSHTVVAVMSVNDPDSEENGKVRCVINKNIPFALTATSSNLYSIVTDSDLDRETASEHNITVSCSDEECPPSPAASLSPYRSLT, from the coding sequence ATGAGACGGCAAGTACTGTGGTTTTTCTCGGTCCTGTGTCTCAGCTCAGTGCTCGGCCAGGTCAGCTACTCTATCCCCGAGGAAATGGCCAAAGGCTCCTTGGTCGGTAACATAGCTCAGGATTTAGGTTTGGATGTTAAACGACTGCAAGCGCGTAGAGCTCGTATTCACACAGGGGACAGTACAGAGTACATTCAGCTTAACAAGGAAAAAGGACTCCTCGTTGTCAAAGAGAGAATCGACCGCGAAGCTCTGTGTGGCCAGACAACGCCTTGCGCTTTGCATTTTCAGATTGCCTTAGAAAGCCCAATAGAAATATTCCCGGTTACTGTCGAAATCACAGACATTAACGACAATGCTCCAGTTTTCCAAAAGGAcgagaaaaacattgaaatcaGCGAGTCGGCAGTCATCGGCTCTAAATTTATGTTAGAAAAAGCAATAGACCTCGATATAGGACGGAATGGTCTTCAGAGCTACACACTGAAGCCCAATGATAATTTTATACTTAAATTACACGGTCAGTCTGACGGTGTGAAGAAGGTTGAAATGATTTTACAGAAGCCTCTGgatagagagaaaaaggagTTTGCCTCCTTATTGTTGACGGCTGTAGATGGCGGAGAGCCGCAGAAGTCTGGCACTATGCAGATTCATATAACTGTGTTAGACGCTAATGACAACGCTCCTGTGTTTacacaaacaatatacaaaGCAAGTGTGAAAGAAAATGCTCTCAAGGGAACCATCATCACCAAAGTGAGTGCCTCCGATGCGGACAAAGGCTCGAATGGGGAGGTTAGCTACGTAATCGGTAATGGTGTGATAGGATCTTTAGATTTATTCCACATTACCGAAGACGGTCAGCTCATTTTAAATGGGCCGATTGATTTTGAAAAGGCGAGAAATTATGAAATAGATATTGAGGCAGTTGACCGAGGGGGTCTGTCTGATTCAAGCAAAGTGAGCATTGATGTGGGTGATATTAATGACAATAGTCCTGTTATAAATATGATCTCATCATCAAATTCAGTTGGAGAAGATTCACGTTCACACACCGTGGTAGCTGTAATGAGCGTAAATGATCCTGATTCTGAAGAAAACGGGAAAGTCCGGTGTGTGATTAACAAAAATATACCATTTGCTCTTACAGCTACATCTAGTAATCTATACAGTATTGTGACAGACAGTGATTTAGACCGAGAGACAGCATCTGAGCATAATATCACAGTGAGCTGCTCTGATGAGGAGtgccctccctctccagcagcGTCACTCTCACCTTACAGATCTCTGACGTGA
- the LOC118112011 gene encoding LOW QUALITY PROTEIN: protocadherin gamma-C5 (The sequence of the model RefSeq protein was modified relative to this genomic sequence to represent the inferred CDS: inserted 4 bases in 3 codons) produces MTKRIGYRDWRWQALWWHHFFLLWSITDAQTRYSIPEELKQGSVVGNLAKDLGLGLSEIFDRKLRVASEAGKQYFTVDAGKGELVVNDRIDREALCGQSASCVLPLQVVVENPLRSHRIEVEIRDINDNSPRFLTQEINLKIPESVALGKRFPLESAEDPDVGSNSLKTYSLSKNDYFSLKFKETKNGKAVPELVLEKTLDREKNALHHLLLTALDGGNPVTSGTCKITITVLDINDNFPVFNENEYKVSLKENSTKGTFVIKLTAKDADDGLNGEVKYSFGSRTPDFVLSTFEINDMTGDIVLKGLLDYETSKSYLIDITAKDKGVPEMEGDCRVQLDVEDINDNAPDIVLTSKPVPVREDAPSGTVVALISARDLDSGNNGKVNLRLPKGSHFTLKPSFSNNYELVTSAALDRESFSEYNIEITATDSGSPPLSSKKIIPVSITDVNDNPPVFSQPSYNVYLKENGVPGSILYSVSASDLDFGENAKISYSILDSKVQDVSVSSYVYINSDNGSIYSMHSFDYEKLKVFQIQVQAKDQGSASLGSNTTVHVFILDQNDNAPXLLISSAALGSFSHQRMPRSAKAGHLVTKMTAVDADSGHNAWISHKVAEATDASLFTVNLYTGXVRTKRAVSEQDDSSQRLLIEIKDDGDRSXSSTVTVSILLEDGLHEPILDLRQKVTEPSKKTGRITLYLILLLASVSVLSVVTFLILAVKCIRSSRSSGSCCMTQGDYDGYKNPNRNLQIQLNTDGPIKYVEVLGGDMLSQSQSFRSCMSPMSEYSDFTMIKPSSTTDFKEVISVLDASLPDSTWTFESQQVRRE; encoded by the exons ATGACAAAGAGAATAGGATACCGAGACTGGAGATGGCAGGCGCTTTGGTGGCATCACTTCTTTCTCTTGTGGAGTATAACAGACGCACAGACTCGTTACAGCATCCCGGAGGAACTAAAACAGGGCTCTGTGGTAGGAAATCTAGCCAAAGATCTTGGTTTGGGACTATCTGAGATTTTTGATCGCAAGCTGCGAGTCGCCTCTGAGGCTGGTAAGCAGTATTTCACTGTGGATGCGGGGAAGGGCGAGCTGGTGGTGAATGACAGAATAGACAGAGAGGCTTTATGTGGACAAAGCGCCAGCTGTGTTCTACCTCTGCAAGTAGTTGTTGAAAACCCTTTGCGGTCGCATCGAATTGAAGTGGAAATCAGAGACATAAATGACAATTCTCCTCGTTTTCTAACACAGGAGATTAACCTTAAAATTCCAGAATCCGTTGCGCTCGGCAAACGTTTTCCTCTGGAGAGCGCAGAGGACCCTGATGTTGGGAGCAATTCTTTGAAAACCTACTCGCTAAGCAAAAACGATTATTTTTCTCTAAAGTTTAAAGAAACTAAAAATGGAAAAGCGGTCCCGGAATTAGTGTTAGAAAAAACATTAGACCGGGAAAAGAATGCTCTCCATCACCTGCTGTTGACAGCATTAGATGGAGGAAACCCGGTCACGTCTGGAACCTGTAAGATCACCATTACTGTACTTGATATTAATGATAATTTTCCAGTATTTAACGAAAATGAATATAAAGTTTCTTTAAAAGAGAACAGCACCAAAGGGACATTTGTCATCAAACTCACAGCCAAAGATGCTGACGATGGTCTAAATGGTGAAGTGAAATATTCTTTCGGGTCCCGCACTCCAGACTTTGTGTTATCAACATTTGAAATTAATGATATGACAGGTGACATCGTTTTAAAAGGTTTATTAGATTATGAGACTTCTAAATCTTACCTGATCGATATAACTGCTAAAGACAAAGGCGTCCCTGAAATGGAGGGTGACTGTCGTGTGCAGCTGGATGTGGAGGACATAAATGATAATGCGCCAGATATTGTGTTGACTTCAAAACCCGTGCCTGTTCGCGAAGACGCACCAAGTGGCACAGTGGTGGCATTGATCAGTGCACGAGACCTTGACTCCGGTAATAACGGTAAAGTGAATTTGCGTTTACCCAAAGGTTCTCATTTCACTCTAAAACCCTCATTTTCTAATAATTATGAACTGGTAACCAGTGCTGCTTTAGACCGAGAGAGTTTCTCAGAATATAATATTGAAATTACAGCCACTGACTCAGGCTCTCCTCCTCTATCCAGTAAGAAAATTATTCCTGTCAGCATCACTGATGTGAATGACAACCCTCCTGTATTCTCTCAGCCCTCctataatgtgtatttaaaggagAATGGGGTACCAGGATCTATACTGTACTCAGTATCAGCCTCTGACCTGGATTTTGGTGAAAACGCTAAAATCTCTTACTCTATACTGGACTCTAAAGTGCAGGACGTTTCTGTCTCATCGTATGTTTACATTAACTCAGATAACGGCAGCATCTACAGCATGCACTCGTTTGACTATGAGAAACTGAAGGTGTTTCAGATTCAGGTTCAGGCAAAGGATCAGGGCTCTGCGTCTCTCGGCAGCAACACCACCGTCCATGTTTTTATCCTGGACCAGAACGACAACGCCC CGTTGCTTATCTCCTCCGCTGCCCTGGGCTCCTTCTCTCACCAGAGGATGCCCCGCTCCGCTAAAGCGGGTCACCTGGTCACTAAGATGACGGCCGTGGACGCGGACTCGGGCCATAACGCCTGGATCTCCCACAAAGTGGCGGAGGCCACAGACGCCTCTCTGTTCACTGTCAATCTGTACACAGG GGTGAGGACTAAACGCGCTGTGTCCGAGCAGGACGACTCCTCTCAGAGGCTGCTTATAGAGATCAAGGACGACGGGGACCGGT AGTCCTCCACCGTCACGGTGTCCATCCTGCTGGAGGACGGCCTCCATGAGCCCATCTTAGACCTCCGACAGAAAGTGACCGAGCCCAGCAAGAAAACTGGGAGAATCACCTTGTATTTGATTCTTCTCCTGGCCTCGGTGTCCGTGCTGTCTGTGGTGACTTTTCTCATCTTAGCGGTTAAATGCAtcaggagcagcagaagcagcggtAGTTGCTGCATGACACAGGGTGACTATGATGGTTACAAGAACCCCAACAGAAACCTGCAGATTCAGCTCAACACTGATGGACCCATAAAGTACGTGGAGGTCCTgggaggagacatgttgtctcAGAGTCAGTCCTTCAGGTCCTGTATGTCTCCAATGTCCGAGTACAGTGACTTCACTATGATTAAGCCCAGCAGCACCACTGACTTTAAGGAGGTGATCAGTGTCCTGGATGCGTCTTTACCGGACAGCACCTGGACCTTTGAGAGCcagcaggtgaggagagagTAA
- the LOC118112016 gene encoding protocadherin beta-16-like yields the protein MGRQVLYFISMLCLKSAFAQVTYSIPEEMSKGSFVGNIAQDLGLDVKRLKLGNAHVYSGDSRVYIELNNDRGVLLIKERIDREALCGDTTPCAVHFQIVLENPMEFYSVTVEITDINDNAPNFEKNEIKFVISESAVVGAKFDLERAVDLDVGSNSLQSYVLKPTDNFLLKLHSQADGTKNVEMVLQKPLDREKNEFISLVLTAADGGEPQMSGTMQISITVLDVNDNAPVFTQKIYKGTVAENAAKGTIVTTVSASDADHGLNGKIMYSITNTLDDVRHMFEVNEDSGEVRLIGRLDYEKKRHFQISVRARDNGGLTDSCKVTVDVVDINDNEPTIKIMSKSTVISESADPNTVVTMINIQDPDSGENGKVQCFINDNIPFLLKSTSNNFYSLVTDGELDRERSSEFNITVTCSDEGVPSLSSSVTLTLQISDVNDNAPVFERSSYEAYIVENNTPGLSVFTVKARDADWNQNARVSYILEDSSVNGVPVSSYVSVSADSGVIHAVRSFDYEQIKDFHFRVKAQDGGSPPLSSNVTVKILIQDQNDNPPQVLYPVQTGGSLVAELVPRSADVGYLVTKVVAVDVDSGQNAWLSYKLQKATDRALFEVGSQNGEIRTIRQVTDKDAVKQRLTVIVEDNGQPSRSATVVVNVAVADSFPEVLSEFTDFTHDKEYNDNLTFYLVLALAVVSFLFITCVVVIISVKIYRWRQSRVLFHSNLPVIPYYPPRYSDTLGTGTLQHVYNYEVCRTTDSRKSDCKFGGAGSQNVLIMDPSSTGTMQRIQSEKSILDEPDSPLEVGYLRFIFSSKLFAYIFLL from the coding sequence ATGGGACGGCAAGTACTGTATTTTATTTCGATGCTCTGTCTGAAGTCAGCCTTCGCACAGGTCACTTACTCTATTCCGGAGGAAATGTCGAAGGGCTCTTTCGTCGGAAATATAGCCCAGGATTTAGGGTTGGATGTTAAACGACTGAAGTTGGGTAACGCTCATGTTTATTCTGGCGATAGCAGAGTATACATCGAGCTGAACAATGACAGAGGAGTCCTCCTTATCAAAGAGAGAATAGACCGAGAGGCGTTGTGCGGCGATACGACGCCGTGTGCTGTGCATTTCCAGATCGTGTTAGAGAACCCTATGGAATTTTACAGCGTCACAGTAGAAATAACAGATATTAACGATAATGCACCGAACTTTGAAAAAAACGAAATTAAATTCGTAATTAGCGAGTCTGCAGTTGTTGGGGCAAAATTTGACTTGGAACGAGCAGTGGATTTGGATGTTGGCTCAAATAGTCTTCAAAGTTACGTGCTTAAGCCAACTGATAATTTTTTATTGAAGCTGCACAGTCAAGCGGATGGCacaaaaaatgttgaaatggtTTTACAAAAACCattggacagagagaaaaacgaGTTTATATCTTTAGTGTTGACGGCTGCAGATGGAGGAGAGCCACAGATGTCGGGAACAATGCAGATTTCAATCACTGTATTAGATGTGAACGACAATGCTCCCGTTTTTACACAGAAGATTTACAAAGGAACGGTGGCTGAAAATGCTGCAAAAGGCACGATCGTGACCACTGTTAGTGCTTCAGATGCTGATCATGGTTTGAATGGTAAAATAATGTATTCAATCACAAACACATTGGATGACGTCAGACATATGTTTGAAGTAAATGAGGACAGCGGTGAAGTCAGATTGATCGGACGACTGGATTATGAAAAGAAGAGACATTTTCAGATCAGTGTACGTGCAAGAGATAATGGAGGGCTGACGGATTCTTGTAAAGTGACTGTCGATGTAGTTGATATCAATGACAATGAACCAACGATTAAAATCATGTCTAAATCAACCGTTATATCAGAGAGTGCAGACCCCAACACAGTCGTCACAATGATAAATATCCAGGACCCCGACTCGGGGGAAAATGGTAAAGTtcagtgttttataaatgatAATATTCCGTTTTTACTGAAATCGACTTCGAATAATTTCTATAGCTTAGTGACAGACGGTGaattagacagagagagatccTCGGAGTTTAATATCACAGTGACCTGCTCTGATGAGGGAGtgccctccctctccagcagcGTCACTCTCACCTTACAGATCTCTGACGTGAATGACAACGCGCCTGTCTTTGAGAGGAGCTCATATGAGGCCTACattgtagaaaacaacacaccagGTCTCTCTGTATTCACAGTGAAAGCCAGAGACGCTGACTGGAACCAGAATGCCCGTGTTTCTTACATACTGGAGGACTCCTCTGTTAACGGAGTGCCAGTCTCCTCATATGTGTCCGTTAGTGCTGATAGTGGAGTCATCCATGCAGTGCGCTCTTTTGACTACGAGCAGATCAAAGATTTTCACTTCCGAGTCAAAGCTCAGGATGGaggctctcctccactcagtagtaacgtgactgtgaaaatactgatccaggaccagaacGACAACCCCCCTCAGGTTCTGTACCCAGTCCAGACTGGTGGCTCTCTGGTGGCTGAACTGGTGCCTCGTTCAGCAGATGTGGGCTATCTGGTCACTAAAGTGGTGGCTGTTGATGTGGACTCTGGACAGAATGCCTGGCTCTCCTATAAACTGCAGAAAGCCACAGACAGGGCGCTGTTTGAAGTGGGCTCACAGAATGGAGAAATAAGAACTATCCGTCAAGTCACTGATAAAGACgcagtgaaacaaagactgaCTGTGATAGTGGAGGACAACGGGCAGCCCTCTCGTTCAGCTACAGTCGTTGTTAACGTGGCGGTGGCGGACAGCTTCCCGGAAGTGCTGTCGGAGTTCACTGACTTTACGCACGACAAGGAGTACAACGACAACCTGACTTTTTACTTAGTGTTGGCTCTGGCtgtagtttccttcctcttcatcacgtgtGTAGTGGTTATTATCTCAGTGAAAATCTACAGATGGAGACAGTCTCGCGTCCTGTTTCACTCCAACCTCCCTGTGATTCCATATTATCCACCACGTTACTCAGACACTTTGGGGACAGGGACTCTCCAACACGTGTACAATTACGAGGTGTGCAGGACGACTGACTCCAGAAAGAGTGACTGTAAGTTCGGCGGAGCTGGTAGTCAGAACGTGCTGATAATGGACCCCAGTTCTACAGGGACGATGCAGCGgatacagagtgaaaagagcatCCTGGATGAACCAGACTCTCCTCTAGAGGTTGGTTATTTGCGGTTCATTTTTAGCTCAAAATTGtttgcatatatatttttgctgtAA